From the Flavobacteriales bacterium genome, the window AGAAAATTTTTCAGCTTCCGATTCGCTTACCGCTACCAGAAGTCCGCCGCTGGTTTGCGGATCACACAACAGCAGTAATGATTCACCCGAAATTCCTTCGGTGATCGACTGATAAGCGTTCCAGTTTCGCATGGTGTTGTCGGGATAGACAAATTGCGCTGCATATTTTTTTGCCGGAGCCAGTAATGGTATAGCGGAATAATGAATCTCGGCAGAGAAATCTGTTCCTGCTATCATTTCAGAAAGGTGACCCAATAATCCGAAACCGGTTACATCCGTCATGGCATGGACACATTCTTCGCTTCCAAATTTTATTCCCACCGTATTGAGTTGGGTCATGGTGCTAATGGCAATATCCATTTCTTCCGCATTGGCTAGTCCACGTTTTTGCGCCGTAGAAATAATTCCAACACCCAAAGGTTTGGTTAAAAACAATACATCTCCTTCTTGCGGGGTATTGTTGCGTTTGAGGTGATTTGCGGCTACAAATCCGTTAACGGCTAAACCAAATACCGGTTCGGGAATATCGATGCTGTGTCCGCCT encodes:
- the selD gene encoding selenide, water dikinase SelD; this encodes MESIRLTQFSHGSGCGCKIAPSVLEEILGQHKQAPDNKHIIVGNNSADDAAVFDLQNGNYLISTTDFFTPIVDDAFQFGRIAATNAISDVYAMGGKPSFALAILGWPVNQLPADLASNVLEGARSVCNEAGIVIAGGHSIDIPEPVFGLAVNGFVAANHLKRNNTPQEGDVLFLTKPLGVGIISTAQKRGLANAEEMDIAISTMTQLNTVGIKFGSEECVHAMTDVTGFGLLGHLSEMIAGTDFSAEIHYSAIPLLAPAKKYAAQFVYPDNTMRNWNAYQSITEGISGESLLLLCDPQTSGGLLVAVSESEAEKFS